CCTGCAGTGGCTGCGTGAAAATCTCACTCATGCGTACGCTCGGGGCCCCGCCCGAATAACGTGTTCGGTGCCGGTGGTCGCGATTCGCGGCGAAAGAAACCCGTCGGTCGCTCCGCCGCTCCCGGGCGCGCTAGTCGCTCACCGCGGCCAGCGTGTCGAGGTAGCCGCCTTTCCCGTAGTACTCGTCCGGGTACTCGTCGGGTACCTCGGCAACGCGCGTGAGCGCGTTGGCCACCTGATTCGCGTTGTAGCCGGGGTTCGCGCTCGCGACGAGCGCGGCGGCCCCCGCGACCTGCGGCGCGGCCATCGACGTACCGGCCAGGCACGCGTACCCGTACTCGGCGCCACGAACGTTCGACGGCTCGAAAACATGGGTCGATGGTCGCAGCGGTCGTCAGCGGTACGGTGCGGTCGACGCGCCGTACAGCGGCGTGTCGAAGTAGGTCTCGACGTCGTACTCGCCGAGATCGGGGTCCTCGGCGAGCGCGTCGAACGATTCGAGGAAGCTGACGCGGGTCAGTTCCAGCATCCGGCCGAACGCCTTCTGGCCGAGGTGGTCGGTCTGGTAGGCCACCTCGTAGAGCATCCCCGCGACGGGGTCGCCGCCGTTTGCGACGTTCGGACACAGCCCGTCGAGGTACGACCCCCACAGGGGGTAGTAGCCGTAGCGGGTGACGCTGTCGAAGACGCTGTTCCCGCGCTCCCCGAGCGCGTCGATCACCAGCGAGTTCAGCTTGATCGAGCGGTCGCTGGTCTCGGCGTCGATGAACGGGTTGACCGCCTCCGAGACGGGTTCGTGACCGGCCGGGAAGAACGGCGAGCGGTCGAGGTACGCCTCGCCGTACTGGGCCATCACGCTCAGCAGAGTCTGTTTCGGCGGCTGGTTGCCGTCGCCGGAGCCCGGGTAGAGGTTGCCGCCCTTGTGGTGGTGGGTGATCGCGTAGTCGGGGTCGGCCTCGACGAACGACTCCGTGACGGCCCGTACCTCCGGCGTCAGCCGGAGGCCGCTCGAGTAGAGCGTGTGGCCCTCGTAGGGCATGTCGAGGTAGTCGTCGGTCCACCACGCCTCCTCGTCGTCGGTCCGCGGGTCGAACTCCGCGGACGGCCGGACGTTGAAGTCCCGGTTCATGTCGTAGCCGCCGTCGTAGTGGTAGTACGGGCGGTACCGGGACTCGCCGTCCCACGGCTGGGTGTTCTGTCGGCGGGCGACCCACTCCTCGTCGCCGTCGCCGTCGAAGTCGTAGCGGTACATCGCGCCGTCGGGGTTGACCCGCGGCACGATGGTAAACGAGAGGTTGTCGAGGATGCGGTCGACCTGCCGCGAGTTGCTCTGTGCGAGTTTCTTGATCACTTCGAGGGCCACTTCGGTGCCGATCGGTTCGTCGCCGTGGATCTGCGTGATCAGGTGGATCTTCGTGTCGCCGCCGCCGACCTCGACCTCCCAGATGGGGTCGTTACGGCCGGCGGAGCGGCCGATCTCGCGCAGGTCGATCCGCCCGCTCCGGTCTTCGATCTTCGCGAGTTCCGTCGCGAGTTCCTCGTTGGTGTGGAAGGCGTTCAGGTTGATCGATCGCTCGTTGCCGAGTCGCGGGCCGCCCGGGCGATACCGCTGGTCGTCGTCGTATCTCGCGCTGGCCGTACCGGTCGCGGCCAGCCCGAGCGTCGTCACACCGGCAGCTTTCACGAACGTTCTTCGTCTCATGAGTTCTCTCCCCCGGGGGCGAAGCGGCGTTGGGACTCGTCGTCGTCCGGTCCGTACCGCTCCGTCCCACGAGTAACACACTCTTTCGTCACAGAAAAAGCGTTCTCCTGAATAGTTTGGTTACCTAAGTAAGTCGCTCGTGGCCGACTGTCCGGAGTACCTGAAGACATACGAAGTGTCCGTCGGGCGACTATCGACCGAACGTCCGATGACCGAGCGACCCGACCCCGCGCCCCTCTGTGAGTACGACCCCGATCCGGAGACGCCGGTCAGCGTCGCCGTCCTCGAAGCCGTCGCCGCCGCGAGGGGGCTTGACTCCACGGAACTCCTGCCGACGTACGGCTACACCCTCTTCGACCGCGTCGATCCGGGCGCGCTCGACTCGCTCGTCGCCGACCGCGACGCCGTCGACTTCGCGGTCGAGTTCGAACTCTACGGCTCGCGCGTCCGGATCGAGGGGGCAAACCGGATCCTCGTCTACGAGGCCGACTGAGCGCACCTCTGGAGCCGCGGCTCGTCGTCTCGGTCGTCGGGAGAACTCGCCGTTTCGCCCGTCGCGTATCAGTCGATGTGGCCTTCGCGCCGGAGCTGGTCCGCGTCCTGACCGGTGTAGCGCCACTCGATGGTGGCCTTCTCGTCCTGCCAGTCCCACGGCTCGGCGAGGACGACGTCGTCCTCGTTGATCCAGGTGCGGTACTTCATGCGGCCGGGGATGCGGCCGAGTCGGGTCTTGCCGTCCTGGCAGTGCAGTCGAACGTGGTTGCCACCGAGGTGCTCGGTGACGACGGCGAACAGCTCGTTGTCGTTGGGCATTCGGAGATTCCGGCGCCCGGTTTCTTCGCTCACACCCCCACTACGACGGGCACACGGTTAAGTGGTCGGAGAGACACGCTAACTCATCACACGGCACGGCCCGCGAGCGATCCGGTAGGCTCTCGCGGCGACAGCGCCAGGAGGGATGGTACACCCGTGCGGTAGCGCCGGCAGGTGGTGGTGGTGGTCTCTCACTACCGCAGGGTAGCGGGAGTACGACACGAATCCCCCTAAGGGCCACCGGCAGAGGCAAAGCGTACGCGAGCGGGTTCGAAGTCGAAGGTTCCCGCCGACCGACGGCCCCCGTCGACCGGGGAAGACGCGTCGGCGGGGCGAGGCGTCGCCCTCTCGACAGCGGGGAACGGTGGATGGCACGGAACTGTCGCGGACGCGCCGTCGAGGCGTCGATTCGGGGCCGTAAAAATGCTGTATATGTGTGCGATAGAGGGCTATAGAGCGCTCTGGCCCGCCGGACACGCGGTAGCCGGCCGGCCGCTTTTGTGCGGGGTCGGCGTACCGCGGCGCATGAGCGAGGAACCAGACCCCGAGCGAGTACAGCGCGGCGCGCGGGAGCGCCAGTCGGCCCGGGCGGACCACTCCGAGTCGATCCTCGAGGCGGTCGGCCGGCACCTCGGCGAGATCGAGTACCCCGTCACGGGCGAGGAGCTGTCGGCGCAGTACTCGATCGACGAGATGGACCTGCCGAACGAGACGGAGTCGCTGGGCGACGTCTTCGACCGCCTGACGAACGAGGAGTTCGCCTCCGAGGCGGAGGCCCGCGAGCGCATCTACGGCGAACTCACCGGGGAGGCCGGCGGCCCGAGCGAGGCGAACCCCGAGCGCGCCGTCCAGGACCTCGACGAGGAGGCCCAGAGCGGGCCGACCGAGAGCGGCGCCGAGGACCGCTGAACCCCCGCGTGGGGCCCCGGAACCCGATAGCAGAACGGCTTTACGTCGCGGCGCACTTCCCACGCGTATGGATTACGAGTCGAGTCTCGACCGGGCGATGGAGAACGTCCCGGACATCGGTGGCGACGAACAGCGACTGCAGATCCCCGACGCCGAGGCCCAGAAGGACGGCGCGTTCACCCGCTTTACGAACCTCGGGGAGATCGCGGACGTCCTCTCGCGGGAGGACGAGCACCTCCACCGGTTCGTCCAGCGCGAACTGGGGACCAGCGGCAAACTCGCGGACGGCCGCGGACGGTACAACGGCTCGTTCTCCGGGCAGGACTTCGACGCGGCGATCGACGCCTACGTCGACGAGTACGTCCTCTGTTCGGAGTGTGGCCTGCCGGACACCCGTCTCGTCCGCGAGGACCGCACGCCGATGCTGCGCTGTGACGCCTGTGGCGCGTTCCGGCCCGTCACGAAGCGCTCCTCGGGCGGCCAGCAGCAACAGCAGCGCGAGGCCGTCGAGGAGGGCGAGACCTACACCGTCGAGATCACCGGCACCGGCCGCAAGGGCGACGGCGTCGCCGAGAAAGGCGAGTACACGATCTTCGTCCCGGGCGCCAGCGAGGGCGACGTCGTCGAGGTCTACATCAAGAACATCTCCGGCAACCTCGCGTTCGCGCGACTGGCCTGAACGCTCTCTCCTTCGATTTCTCGCGGCGCGAGCGACGGCCGGTCGATTTCGCGCCAACCTCAACGTCTTTCATGACGGTTGGCGTACGCCCGCTCATGGAACGGCCGCTGCTGGTGACCGACTTCCTGGACCGCGCGCGGACCCACTACGGGGACTGTGAAGCCATCGTCGCGACGACGGGCGAGCGCTACACCTACGAGGAGTTCGGCGAACGCGTCGACCGACTCTCGCGGGCCCTGCGCGAGCGGGGGATCGAGAAGGGCGACCGCGTCGCCGTCCTCGACCCGAACACCCACTACCACCTCGAGGCCGCCTACGCGGCGATGCAACTCGGGGCGATCCACACGCCGCTGAACTACCGGCTGACGCCCGACGACTTCGCGTACATCCTCGAAGACGCGGGCGTCTCCGCCGTCGTCGCCGACTACGAGTACGGCGAGAAGATCGACGCGATCCGCGACTCGGTGCCGACGGAGACCTTCCTCGCGAACGACCCCGAGGCGCTGGACGGCGAGTGGGAGGGCGTCGACGCGGCCATCGAGGCCGCCGACCCGCTCACGAAAGCGGAGCGCCCCGAACTCGCGGAGGACGAGACGATCACGATCAACTACACCTCGGGGACGACCGGCGACCCGAAGGGGGTCTGTCGGACCCACCGGACGGAGACGATCCACGCCTACCTCGTGTCGATCCACCAGGAACTGCGCGACGACGACGTCTACCTGTGGACGCTGCCGATGTTCCACGTCAACGGCTGGGGACACATCTACGCGGTCACGGGGATGGGCGCGAAACACGTCTGCACCCGCGGGATCGACGCCGACGGGATCTTCGAGGCGATCCGCGAGGAGGACGTCTCGTACTTCTGTGCGGCGCCGACGGTGCTCAACATGCTCGGCGACTACTACGACGAGCACGCCCCCGAGACGACCGGGGCGCGGCCGGTCCGGGTCGCCACCGCGGGGGCGGCCCCGCCGGAGGCGACCATCCGCCTCGTCGAGGACGAGTTCGGCTGGTACCTCAAGCACGTCTACGGCGCGACCGAGACGGGGCCGCTGATCACCACCTCGGACGCGCGCCGCCACCTCGATGCCGCCGACGACGAAGGGACCCGGTTCGCGATCAAGAAGCGCCAGGGTCTGGGCTACCTCGGCACCGAGGTCAGGGTCGTCGACGAGGACGGCGAGGACGTCCCGGCCGACGACGAGACCCTCGGCGAGGTGGTCGTCCGCGGCAACCAGGTGATGGACCGCTACTGGAACCAGCCCGAAGCCACCGAGGAGGCCTTCTCCGACCGGATCGAGGGCTACTACCACACGGGCGACCTCGCGACGGTCGACGAGCGCGGGATGATCTCGATCCAGGACCGCAAGAAGGACATCATCGTCTCCGGCGGCGAGAACATCTCCAGCATCGAACTCGAGGACGCCCTGTTCGAGCACCCCGAGGTGGCCGACGTCGCGGTGATCCCGGCGCCCAGCGATGAGTGGGGCGAGACCCCGCAGGCGTTCGTCGTCCCCGCCAGCGGCGACCCCGACGACCCCGGCGTCACGAGCGACGAACTGACCGCGTTCACCCGCGAGCACCTCGCGGGCTACAAGGCGGTTCGCCGGATCGAGTTCGTCGCGGAACTGCCGACGACCGCGACCGGGAAGGTCCAGAAGTACGAACTCCGCGAGAAGGTCTGGTCCGACGAGGAGCGGATGATCGGCGAGGGATAGTCGGCGCGACCGCGGCCTGAACCCTTTTGTCCCCGTCCGGCGAGGGTCGGGTATGGCGACGCGACTGCCCGACGGCGAGTTCGAGGCCCGCCTCGAACGCGTCCGCGACCGGATCGCCGAGACCGACGCCGACGCGGGCGTCTGGTTCGGCGCGACGAGTATCGAGTACCTGACCGGCTTCGACCACATCCGGACCGAGCGGCCGGTCGCGCTCGCGGTCACCGACGAGCGGGTCGAACTGACGGTGCCGCGTCTCGAAGTCGAGCGCGCGAGCGAGATCCCGCGGATCGACGCGTTCCACCACTACGCCGACTATCCCGGCGGCGACCCGATGGCAACCGTCGCCGAGATGCTCGACGGCCTCGGCGCCGACGCCGTCGCGGCCGACGCCGAGAGTGCGCCGGGGACGATGGGCTACCAGGGGCCGCCGCTCTCCGTGTTCGTCGACGTCGAGACGCAGGCCTGGGTGCGCCGGATGCGCTGGGAGAAGTCCGACGCGGAGGTGGACCTGATCCGCGAGTCCGCCCGCTGGGCCAACCTCGGCCACCGCTACCTCGCCGACTACACCGCGGTCGGCGCCCACCCCGCGACCGCGAGCCAGCGCGCTTCGACGGACGCCTCGCGGGCGATGCTCGACGCGCTCGGCGACCGGTACGCCACCCGCACCCGGGGGACGGGCCCGGTCACGGCGGGGTACATCACCGGCGAGCAGACCAGACTGCCACACGGTCACACGGCCAACCGCCGCCTCGAAGCGGGCGACGTGCTGATCACGGGCGCGACGGCGAACGTCGACGGCTACCACTCCGAACTCGAACGGACGATGTTCCTCGGGGAACCGACCGACGAGCAGGTCCACTACTTCGAACTCGTGCTCGAAGCGCAGACCATCGCCATCGACGCGCTCGGCCCGGGCGTTCCGATCGCCGCCGTCGACGAGGCGGTGTGGTCGTACTTCGAGGAGCAGGGCGTGACCGACCTCGCCCAGCACCACGTCGGCCACAACATCGGGATGGAGGGCCACGAACCGCCGTACATCGACCGCGGCTGGGGCGACCACTGCGAGTCCGACCACACGAACTACGACGCCGACGACGCCGCGATGCGCCCGGGCCACGTCTACACGATCGAACCCGGCATCTACACCGACGCGTACGGCTACCGCCACTCGGATACGGTCGCGATCACCGAGGACGGCACCGAGCGGCTCACCTACTTCCCGCGGGACCTCGACGGGAACGTGATCCCGGTCGAGTAGTCAGCGGTCGGTCGCCGGTTCGCGCTCCCGCGGCCGTTCCCGCTCTCGCCGCCCGCCAGCCCGCTCCGGCACCCCGTCTTCCGTCTCCAGCAGGCGCTCGAGACCGCGCTCGAACTCCGCCTCGCCGATCTCGCCCCGGGCGTAGCGCTCGCGCAGGGTCTCCAGCGGGTCCGCGGTCCGCTTCCCGTCGCCGTCCTCGATGCCGAGCATCTCCTCGGTCACGACCCCGGCGAGGGGCAACA
The Salinilacihabitans rarus DNA segment above includes these coding regions:
- a CDS encoding M14 family zinc carboxypeptidase, with protein sequence MRRRTFVKAAGVTTLGLAATGTASARYDDDQRYRPGGPRLGNERSINLNAFHTNEELATELAKIEDRSGRIDLREIGRSAGRNDPIWEVEVGGGDTKIHLITQIHGDEPIGTEVALEVIKKLAQSNSRQVDRILDNLSFTIVPRVNPDGAMYRYDFDGDGDEEWVARRQNTQPWDGESRYRPYYHYDGGYDMNRDFNVRPSAEFDPRTDDEEAWWTDDYLDMPYEGHTLYSSGLRLTPEVRAVTESFVEADPDYAITHHHKGGNLYPGSGDGNQPPKQTLLSVMAQYGEAYLDRSPFFPAGHEPVSEAVNPFIDAETSDRSIKLNSLVIDALGERGNSVFDSVTRYGYYPLWGSYLDGLCPNVANGGDPVAGMLYEVAYQTDHLGQKAFGRMLELTRVSFLESFDALAEDPDLGEYDVETYFDTPLYGASTAPYR
- a CDS encoding S8 family serine peptidase yields the protein MRPSTHVFEPSNVRGAEYGYACLAGTSMAAPQVAGAAALVASANPGYNANQVANALTRVAEVPDEYPDEYYGKGGYLDTLAAVSD
- a CDS encoding translation initiation factor IF-2 subunit beta gives rise to the protein MDYESSLDRAMENVPDIGGDEQRLQIPDAEAQKDGAFTRFTNLGEIADVLSREDEHLHRFVQRELGTSGKLADGRGRYNGSFSGQDFDAAIDAYVDEYVLCSECGLPDTRLVREDRTPMLRCDACGAFRPVTKRSSGGQQQQQREAVEEGETYTVEITGTGRKGDGVAEKGEYTIFVPGASEGDVVEVYIKNISGNLAFARLA
- a CDS encoding M24 family metallopeptidase, which translates into the protein MATRLPDGEFEARLERVRDRIAETDADAGVWFGATSIEYLTGFDHIRTERPVALAVTDERVELTVPRLEVERASEIPRIDAFHHYADYPGGDPMATVAEMLDGLGADAVAADAESAPGTMGYQGPPLSVFVDVETQAWVRRMRWEKSDAEVDLIRESARWANLGHRYLADYTAVGAHPATASQRASTDASRAMLDALGDRYATRTRGTGPVTAGYITGEQTRLPHGHTANRRLEAGDVLITGATANVDGYHSELERTMFLGEPTDEQVHYFELVLEAQTIAIDALGPGVPIAAVDEAVWSYFEEQGVTDLAQHHVGHNIGMEGHEPPYIDRGWGDHCESDHTNYDADDAAMRPGHVYTIEPGIYTDAYGYRHSDTVAITEDGTERLTYFPRDLDGNVIPVE
- a CDS encoding long-chain-fatty-acid--CoA ligase; its protein translation is MERPLLVTDFLDRARTHYGDCEAIVATTGERYTYEEFGERVDRLSRALRERGIEKGDRVAVLDPNTHYHLEAAYAAMQLGAIHTPLNYRLTPDDFAYILEDAGVSAVVADYEYGEKIDAIRDSVPTETFLANDPEALDGEWEGVDAAIEAADPLTKAERPELAEDETITINYTSGTTGDPKGVCRTHRTETIHAYLVSIHQELRDDDVYLWTLPMFHVNGWGHIYAVTGMGAKHVCTRGIDADGIFEAIREEDVSYFCAAPTVLNMLGDYYDEHAPETTGARPVRVATAGAAPPEATIRLVEDEFGWYLKHVYGATETGPLITTSDARRHLDAADDEGTRFAIKKRQGLGYLGTEVRVVDEDGEDVPADDETLGEVVVRGNQVMDRYWNQPEATEEAFSDRIEGYYHTGDLATVDERGMISIQDRKKDIIVSGGENISSIELEDALFEHPEVADVAVIPAPSDEWGETPQAFVVPASGDPDDPGVTSDELTAFTREHLAGYKAVRRIEFVAELPTTATGKVQKYELREKVWSDEERMIGEG
- a CDS encoding SHOCT domain-containing protein; this encodes MDRNGRRRFRSTVLALIAVGALPLAMLVGAVVWLTFGPAAAAGAAAFALAFCWIGLLPLAGVVTEEMLGIEDGDGKRTADPLETLRERYARGEIGEAEFERGLERLLETEDGVPERAGGRRERERPREREPATDR
- a CDS encoding HalOD1 output domain-containing protein, with the translated sequence MTERPDPAPLCEYDPDPETPVSVAVLEAVAAARGLDSTELLPTYGYTLFDRVDPGALDSLVADRDAVDFAVEFELYGSRVRIEGANRILVYEAD
- a CDS encoding translation initiation factor eIF-1A; this encodes MSEETGRRNLRMPNDNELFAVVTEHLGGNHVRLHCQDGKTRLGRIPGRMKYRTWINEDDVVLAEPWDWQDEKATIEWRYTGQDADQLRREGHID